A single region of the Triticum dicoccoides isolate Atlit2015 ecotype Zavitan chromosome 2B, WEW_v2.0, whole genome shotgun sequence genome encodes:
- the LOC119361862 gene encoding glyoxylate/hydroxypyruvate reductase HPR3-like, translated as MKLATLASGGGETKPHVLLLRPVDAPFAAALRDRFHVLDLYAPGQALPALAFVAAAAAVPEPPRAMVIWGGVRVDASFLDAAPSLRCVVSTAAGLDHIDLAECARRGVAVANSGEVYSADVADYAVGLLLDVLRRVSASERYVRRGSWPAQGDYPLGSKLGGKRVGIIGLGNIGSRVAKRLEAFGCVIHYNSRKPKDSVSYKYFPNVHDLAAESNVLVVACALNKATLHIVNKDVLEALGKDGVVVNIGRGANIDEAELVIALREGKIAGAGLDVFEHEPKVPAELFTMENVVLSRHVAVLTEESRSDLCLHTIGNLEAFFSGQPLLTPVHADSLAQ; from the exons ATGAAGCTCGCAACTTtggcgtccggcggcggcgagaCCAAGCCGCACGTCCTCCTGCTCCGTCCGGTGGACGCGCCCTTCGCCGCCGCTCTGCGCGACCGCTTCCACGTCCTTGACCTGTACGCGCCGGGGCAGGCGCTCCCGGCCCTGGCCTTcgtcgccgcggccgccgccgtgCCAGAGCCCCCGCGCGCCATGGTCATCTGGGGAGGCGTGCGCGTGGACGCCTCGTTCCTCGACGCCGCCCCCTCCCTCCGCTGCGTCGTCAGCACGGCCGCGGGGCTCGACCACATCGACCTGGCCGAGTGCGCGCGCCGCGGCGTCGCCGTCGCCAACTCCGGGGAGGTCTACTCCGCCGACGTGGCCGACTACGCCGTCGGCCTGCTTCTCGACGTGCTCCGGCGCGTGTCGGCGTCCGAGCGCTACGTCCGGCGCGGGTCCTGGCCGGCGCAGGGGGACTATCCTCTCGGATCTAAG CTTGGTGGTAAGCGTGTTGGCATCATCGGCTTGGGGAACATCGGCTCACGGGTTGCAAAGAGGCTTGAAGCTTTCGGCTGCGTCATCCACTACAACTCGAGAAAACCTAAGGATTCAGTCTCTTACAAATACTTCCCAAATGTCCATGATCTTGCTGCTGAATCTAACGTGCTCGTTGTCGCGTGCGCACTGAACAAGGCGACACTGCACATCGTGAACAAGGATGTGCTGGAGGCCCTAGGAAAGGACGGTGTGGTCGTCAACATCGGCCGAGGAGCAAACATCGACGAGGCAGAACTGGTCATTGCACTCAGGGAGGGGAAGATAGCAGGCGCAGGCCTTGACGTCTTCGAGCACGAGCCAAAGGTGCCGGCGGAGCTGTTCACCATGGAGAATGTGGTTCTGTCGCGCCACGTGGCGGTGTTGACGGAGGAGTCTAGGTCGGACCTGTGTCTGCACACCATTGGCAACCTTGAAGCCTTCTTCTCCGGTCAGCCATTGCTCACTCCGGTGCATGCTGATTCTCTAGCGCAGTGA